A single genomic interval of Hoplias malabaricus isolate fHopMal1 chromosome 7, fHopMal1.hap1, whole genome shotgun sequence harbors:
- the si:dkey-90m5.4 gene encoding leucine-rich alpha-2-glycoprotein: protein MDSWFQLVISIIVSSICHGAFSCPQRCTCHFGSKTTEVVCPDASLTHFPGESLPSNTTSLTIQYTNLGNLTTQELRATPLLQELHLPGNRLSSLPSEILRALPHLHTVDLTGNSLHDLPPQVFYHSPLLNLVLKDNRLSNVSADWLPDNSNLTWLDLSGNQLRKVPFALLQKLGRLETLHLSENLLEEIPADSFQSLPALERLYLDENKLQSLDAKAFIHNTKLSHLFLTKNKLESLPATVFQGLKHLQYVDLSENRLQFLTPGTLGFGISWVELNQNPWHCDAKMEGLWIRLNKQSVQSEPTCASPEGLKDRAISTLTRKELGLAD, encoded by the exons ATGGATTCCTGGTTCCAGCTTGTGATCTCTATAATAGTCTCCTCCATCTGTCATGGTGCCTTCTCATGTCCACAACGGTGCACCTGCCACTTTGGCAGTAAGACCACTGAGGTGGTGTGTCCTGATGCCTCTCTAACTCATTTCCCTGGTGAGAGTCTTCCAAGTAACACCACCTCCCTGACCATCCAGTACACCAACTTAGGCAACCTCACCACCCAGGAGCTGAGAGCCACACCCCTCCTGCAGGAGCTACACCTACCGGGAAACAGACTGAGTAGTTTACCCTCTGAAATACTTAGAGCCCTTCCTCACCTCCACACTGTAGatctcacag GAAACAGTCTACATGATCTGCCTCCTCAGGTGTTCTATCATTCCCCTCTGCTCAACCTCGTGCTCAAAGACAACCGGCTCAGCAATGTCAGTGCAGACTGGCTGCCAGACAACAGCAACCTTACTTGGCTTGACCTGTCAGGAAACCAGCTCAGGAAAGTCCCCTTTGCCCTCCTTCAGAAACTGGGTCGCCTGGAAACTCTGCATCTCTCTGAGAACCTCCTGGAGGAGATCCCAGCTGACAGCTTTCAGTCTCTCCCTGCCCTCGAGAGGCTCTACCTGGACGAGAATAAACTCCAGTCGCTTGATGCTAAGGCTTTCATCCACAACACTAAACTTTCCCACTTGTTCCTGACAAAGAACAAGCTGGAGAGTCTCCCCGCTACGGTTTTCCAAGGGCTCAAGCATCTGCAGTACGTAGACCTGAGTGAAAACAGACTGCAGTTCTTGACTCCAGGCACCCTCGGCTTTGGGATCAGCTGGGTAGAGCTGAACCAGAACCCCTGGCACTGCGACGCTAAGATGGAGGGCCTCTGGATAAGACTGAATAAACAGTCAGTGCAATCGGAGCCAACATGTGCTTCACCTGAAGGACTGAAGGACAGAGCCATCTCCACACTCACACGCAAAGAGCTGGGCCTAGCAGACTGA